One Brassica napus cultivar Da-Ae chromosome A5, Da-Ae, whole genome shotgun sequence DNA window includes the following coding sequences:
- the LOC106433963 gene encoding uncharacterized protein LOC106433963: MDFTDSDDTQAPEDSQFLETQLDFSCPPQFAPECNTFKWKVQIRDANGEIEEQTLTTKEVWKLQNRRVIVHFDEDCGQPDEDSGGLLGSWLGQLSNDVNLLPIDYADWRVFAPHRKDKAWDIILTKFWFDNPDTKKNYVLSVLGSRCKDFKVRLWKMYKRSDRTETVLNRPAMVPEDQWNGFVFFRFTEKWKKMRERNINNQKKNTLPHVCGRKSFARKRRNIKDQTRRTPCRAEFFIASRKKSDGTFVCEEAKSRADELTLLMSENLSVERSNITASLDDEYSKVFGPERSGRVRCLGRGPTPSKLLKMSNTPNLAASNSEVVELKSQVSGLQSQVQNLAGMIQQLVGATTIQTNGAVPNLAGVLSNLANQPNFADILSNLVNQQNSEATQNRDHLD, from the exons ATGGATTTCACAGATTCTGATGATACACAAGCACCGGAGGATTCGCAGTTTTTAGAGACGCAGTTGGATTTCAGTTGTCCACCACAGTTTGCTCCAGAGTGTAACACTTTCAAATGGAAAGTGCAAATCAGAG ATGCAAATGGAGAAATAGAAGAACAAACGTTGACAACAAAAGAAGTTTGGAAACTGCAAAACCGTAGAGTGATAGTTcattttgatgaagattgtgGCCAGCCTGATGAAGATTCTGGAGGTTTATTGGGGTCTTGGTTAGGTCAGTTGAGCAATGATGTTAATTTGTTGCCAATTGACTATGCCGATTGGAGGGTATTTGCTCCTCACAGGAAGGACAAAGCCTGGGACATTATTCtg ACAAAATTCTGGTTTGATAACCCGGACACAAAAAAGAACTATGTTCTAAGTGTATTAGGGAGCAGATGTAAGGATTTTAAAGTTCGTCTCTGGAAGATGTACAAACGGAGTGACCGTACTGAAACAGTTCTGAATCGTCCTGCCATGGTTCCGGAAGATCAGTGGaatggttttgttttctttagatTCACTGAAAAATGGAAG AAAATGCGTGAACGAAATATCAATAACCAGAAAAAGAATACTTTGCCACATGTCTGCGGAAGAAAGAGTTTTGCAAGGAAGCGACGCAACATT AAAGACCAAACAAGAAGAACACCATGCAGAGCAGAATTTTTCATTGCAAGCCGTAAGAAGTCTGATGGAACTTTTGTTTGTGAAGAAGCAAAGAGTCGTGCG GATGAACTCACACTTTTGATGAGTGAAAATCTTTCAGTTGAAAGATCAAATATCACTGCAAGTTTAGACGATGAATATTCCAAAGTTTTTGGACCAGAGCGATCAGGACGAGTCCGGTGCCTAGGACGTGGACCTACACCTTCAAAGCTATTGAAAATGTCCAATACTCCAAATTTAGCAGCGTCAAATTCTGAAGTTGTTGAGCTAAAGTCACAAGTTTCAGGATTGCAAAGTCAAGTCCAGAATTTAGCAGGAATGATCCAACAATTAGTTGGTGCTACTACTATTCAG ACTAATGGAGCGGTGCCAAATTTAGCTGGTGTTCTGTCAAACTTGGCCAATCAACCAAATTTTGCtgatattttatcaaatttggTCAATCAACAAAACTCTGAG GCAACCCAAAACAGAGATCATCTGGATTAG